AAGCCATATAACTTGCCGgtaagaaatagatacagttTCAAACATGGAGTGCACAAGATGTGGGTCTACTTTAAGGACAAGCCCCTCTCTCGAAATAGCACTACATATCCGCGAACAGAGATCCGAATTAGGGTGCGTACGTAAAATGTTTGGGTCTAGGGTTCGTGATACTATCTTTAAGACTTTTTTCGAACATAAACTCGATTTAAGTTCGTTAACCCCCATCCATTATCCATCTCTGGAATCCTGAATCTCGATCCCTATGTGAACTTATCGATTGATCATTGTCATCTTCTCTTTATTTAAGTTGACTACCAACAAGTAACAGTACTGTATATACTTCAGAATCTAAAACTTTCTTTTTGTCTGCAGGGGTACGACTATTCTTCAGGTGTATGGCAATTCGAAGGATACGGATATGTACCGTGTGGAACAGCCAATGTAACCATAATGCAAGTGTTTGGGGCAAGCCCTCATGCAACCACTCTAATGCTTATAGTTGGTTCAAATGGATCCCTAACATACTATAGGACTGATGTCCTGGATCCTTACATCTACGACAGATGGTTCAGAGTTAATGTAATCCACGACGTCTACGCCTCGCATTTGAAGGTTTATATCGATGGAGTTCTCAAGTTTGAGGCTCCCGGTCGCGGAGGAAAGTTTCATTATTTCAAATGCGGCGTCTACTCTCAGCCCGATGGTTCCTACTACATGGAGTCTCGTTGGAAGGGGATCAAGGTGCTCAGAAAATGTGACTAATCCATCTTCAAAGCATTCTTAATTTCTCCGTGTATGAAAATCAATTTGGATATCAGTACGTACTGTTACTCAAATTATGATCCAAGAGCGGATCCCCTTAAGCTAATTCTAAAAGGAAATAAAGATAATCActcttcttcatttttggtcaagaaaacaaatatagTCAGTCTATCATGCATCTGTGGTAAAgaagtatgttttttttacGTCGTATTATTAGATAAGAGGAAAACAAACGAAGTTATCACGTTAACCCCTTGCTTTGTGATTTTAACTCTTAAAATTCCCGATCAAATGGTACCCTACGATGAAGATTGAGCTGCACTAGCTATCTTCCATCCATGCACTGATGCACATCGTGTTGTGCGGAAGCTTAACAAGTATGAAATACTAAAAACTTGAGAAAAGATAAATTTATAGAGGAGAAACAATGAGGAGATTCTACTCTTATCAAAAGAAGATTATAAGGTGTTTATCACTCAAACCCAATATCTCAATAGCACCCAAATACACTTACCAAAGAGAAAACACCAAATAGAAGAACAACTTCTATAGAACCCTAAACTGCGGCTACTTCTCTATAACCATAAAGATGTTGCTCTCTTTATTTCTCACTACAATACTGCTGGTAaaacatgtatttatattgctAGACAACAACATAAACCTAATAGGGTTATGTCATAATATGAGATTAATACAAAAGATAATTGATGAGCTT
This genomic interval from Argentina anserina chromosome 1, drPotAnse1.1, whole genome shotgun sequence contains the following:
- the LOC126797493 gene encoding citrate-binding protein-like, producing MSVLNHISLVSSSFLLLLTQWSSSWPVDPTLGFTSLPLNTSNFHIHKPYNLPVRNRYSFKHGVHKMWVYFKDKPLSRNSTTYPRTEIRIRGYDYSSGVWQFEGYGYVPCGTANVTIMQVFGASPHATTLMLIVGSNGSLTYYRTDVLDPYIYDRWFRVNVIHDVYASHLKVYIDGVLKFEAPGRGGKFHYFKCGVYSQPDGSYYMESRWKGIKVLRKCD